A part of Aspergillus oryzae RIB40 DNA, chromosome 7 genomic DNA contains:
- a CDS encoding uncharacterized protein (predicted protein) produces the protein MTPKDKSKDKSFWSSIKALQAAAEDVIYHSKSFKTHEELQHKNTELENQLKAAHSTVEDHKRQLEEERQKQQTLLTEKAHLSDFLEERVKGWMEKEKELLAQLQKTREDAETSRDAQLHDLSRKVRNQDEQLRRVRTELGEKDTTIVGLQGRLAQSQQEVEELKRATQLEDFGPDLIQNIKELEVALRDMVQKYFYKDFPTDISQVYSPSLTLCFDTDL, from the exons ATGACGCCCAAAGATAAGTCAAAGGACAAATCCTTTTGGTCCTCCATCAAGGCCCTGCAGGCAGCAGCGGAAGACGTGATATATCATTCCAAATCTTTTAAAACCCACGAAGAACTACAACATAAAAACACAGAGCTTGAGAACCAACTCAAGGCCGCACATTCGACAGTAGAGGATCACAAACGGCAATTGGAGGAAGAGCGTCAGAAGCAACAAACATTATTGACTGAAAAGGCACATCTGAGTGACTTCCTGGAAGAGCGCGTCAAAGGctggatggagaaagagaaggagcttCTGGCCCAGTTACAGAAAACGAGGGAGGATGCAGAAACGAGTCGCGACGCCCAGTTACACGACCTATCAAGAAAGGTCCGGAATCAAGACGAGCAGCTTCGCCGGGTCCGTACCGAACTAGGAGAAAAGGATACGACAATCGTCGGTCTACAAGGGCGCCTTGCACAGAGTCAacaagaagttgaagaattGAAACGGGCGACTCAACTGGAGGACTTTGGTCCTGATCT GATACAGAACATCAAAGAGCTCGAGGTGGCCTTGCGCGACATGGTTCAGAAATATTTCTACAAGGATTTTCCGACTGATATCAGCCAGGTATATTCTCCATCACTTACGTTGTGCTTTGATACCGATCTCTAA
- a CDS encoding uncharacterized protein (predicted protein), translating into MGSSETACSLFNICLGIFLEQDPTIGRVVALDEAHKVCNSARLRDVSNKQAQIFTETLLSAVRLQRHLGTRVIISTQEPTISTDLLNLCSVTIVHRFTSPEWLRTLQKHLAAAACNLFSSKSGFGNNGSEVEEPGDEKESPSAFDIIVRLRVGEALLFAPSAIVKVGTLEDGRVEFHRLGSDFLPIKVRERLTSDGGKSVLSV; encoded by the exons ATGGGATCCAGTG AAACGGCCTGCTCGCTTTTCAATATTTGCCTGGGGATCTTCCTCGAACAAGACCCAACCATTGGTCGGGTGGTTGCACTTGACGAAGCACATAAGGTATGCAACTCTGCCAGGCTTAGGGATGTTTCTAATAAGC AGGCCCAGATTTTCACAGAAACACTACTATCAGCAGTTCGTCTTCAACGACACCTTGGAACACGAGTTATCATCTCTACCCAAGAGCCGACAATCTCGACCGATTTGTTGAATCTATGCTCTGTTACAATTGTTCATCGATTTACCTCCCCCGAATGGCTCCGAACGTTGCAAAAGCATCTTGCCGCAGCTGCATGCAaccttttctcttcaaagaGTGGCTTTGGCAATAATGGCAGCGAGGTGGAAGAACCGggggatgagaaggagtcTCCCTCGGCGTTTGACATTATTGTCCGTCTTCGCGTTGGCGAAGCATTGTTATTTGCGCCGAGCGCTATTGTCAAGGTTGGAACACTGGAGGATGGCCGGGTGGAGTTTCACCGACTTGGTTCCGACTTCTTGCCTATAAAAGTGCGGGAACGATTGACCTCTGATGGTGGAAAGAGTGTCCTTTCGGTTTGA
- a CDS encoding uncharacterized protein (acetylcholinesterase/Butyrylcholinesterase), which produces MALNMYFQSLAVASLFCLLAIVRSEAPKAPPRIDSLGTLLALKYNYLDPWNNGTAAVLSYEPLSNAEAHARCGAIGESLYPFQDTSELNRTELGYELDYLVHIQDLQPYSTLWVGSSGTSGHACTAYSQKDKAAIPLPCHRKLPTLCTSSAPPTKDKHREPVKSSRLSVSFDDYNITGYRDARSFRFLGIPFANPPVNELRFAPPQPYTGQKEIDATSLPASCIQSQSGFGTLENSRISEDCLYLNIYTPVLPAQRGKNVTHRPVAVYFYGGGFTKGSTAMIDYDGGNFASRNDIVVVTVNYRVGALGWLATNKLTTGSYGTRDQILALKWVQQHIITFGGDPSQVTIFGQSAGGQSVIAMLSSSAASGLFSGAVVQSAALDIPWYSRQVYTEIITPKVAKAVGCDDSDELGMLSCLRSVPAAKYLDNSTEFMHASDEIAKAVGDDYLHTKKFQVSSSPLMPIVDDHGSGIIDDQFHTLLATNLLPNAVPIMFTTVTDEAALYVDRYVPHIPLLGNTKVALGLFFNAVYPAGLTESLINSDAFPINSSDPDSLRNTGANALTHSKWFCPQAYLLQHGARTVLPVVYTVQIQHGHVQTTIDTPKVCSPNTNYNATCHTSDVLPVWGTLNSKTQNVNPYYDSRDIRHSQILNDIFSSFFRTRNPNPVPELLKIRGPAYSSSFDVFGTSGYHIPEYRTDDDSLCSLDIAPGHIRNPAKSVGCDVFTKYGYPFQHAEESS; this is translated from the exons AT GGCCTTGAATATGTACTTCCAATCTCTTGCGGTCGCTTCGTTGTTTTGCTTACTTGCTATTGTGCGTAGCGAAGCTCCCAAGGCTCCTCCTAGAATTGACTCACTAGGCACACTACTGGCCTTGAAATACAATTACCTAGACCCCTGGAACAATGGAACAGCAGCGGTGCTGTCCTACGAGCCTCTGAGCAACGCTGAGGCACACGCTAGATGCGGTGCCATTGGAGAAAGTCTCTACCCTTTCCAGGATACGTCTGAGCTCAATCGCACCGAATTGGGCTACGAACTCGACTATCTCGTCCATATCCAGGACCTGCAGCCGTACTCTACACTGTGGGTAGGTTCATCTGGTACCTCTGGGCATGCCTGCACAGCATATTCTCAAAAAGACAAGGCTGCTATTCCGCTACCTTGCCATAGAAAACTTCCGACACTTTGCACCTCCAGTGCTCCCCCTACTAAGGACAAACACAGGGAACCTGTGAAGTCTTCTCGGCTATCTGTATCGTTTGATGACTATAATATAACCGGTTATCGTGATGCTCGATCCTTTAGGTTCTTGGGAATACCTTTTGCGAATCCCCCAGTCAATGAGTTACGGTTCGCACCTCCGCAACCATATACTGgacagaaggagatcgacgCAACGAGTCTACCAGCCTCCTGTATTCAATCCCAGTCAGGCTTTGGAACTCTTGAAAACAGTCGAATCTCCGAGGATTGCCTTTACCTGAATATTTATACCCCCGTGCTACCAGCCCAGCGTGGTAAGAATGTTACACACAGACCTGTTGCGGTTTACTTCTACGGGGGTGGATTCACTAAAGGTAGTACGGCTATGATTGACTACGACGGTGGTAACTTTGCTAGTCGTAATGATATTGTGGTTGTCACTGTCAATTACCGGGTTGGAGCCCTGGGCTGGCTTGCAACAAACAAACTGACTACTGGGAGCTACGGTACTCGGGACCAAATATTGGCTTTAAAATGGGTTCAACAGCATATAATAACATTTGGTGGAGATCCTTCACAGGTTACTATATTTGGCCAGTCTGCTGGTGGCCAAAGTGTAATTGCAATGCTGTCTTCAAGTGCCGCCAGTGGCCTTTTCTCCGGTGCAGTTGTGCAGTCAGCTGCCCTGGATATACCCTGGTATTCACGTCAGGTGTACACAGAGATCATTACCCCAAAGGTTGCAAAGGCTGTCGGATGTGATGATTCTGATGAGCTTGGCATGTTGTCCTGTCTGCGTTCTGTCCCTGCGGCTAAATATCTCGACAATTCTACCGAATTTATGCATGCATCGGATGAAATTGCGAAGGCTGTAGGAGATGACTATCTGCATACCAAGAAATTCCAGGTTTCTAGCTCACCACTTATGCCTATTGTCGATGACCATGGTTCAGGCATTATTGACGACCAATTCCATACCTTGCTTGCGACTAATCTTCTTCCTAACGCTGTCCCTATTATGTTTACTACAGTGACCGATGAAGCTGCCCTATACGTGGATCGCTATGTTCCCCATATTCCTTTACTTGGCAACACGAAAGTTGCACTTGGCCTATTCTTCAACGCTGTCTATCCTGCTGGTCTGACCGAGTCTCTTATAAACTCAGACGCCTTCCCTATCAACTCCAGCGACCCAGACAGTCTCCGAAACACCGGTGCCAACGCTCTCACCCACTCGAAATGGTTCTGCCCTCAGGCCTATCTCCTTCAGCACGGTGCCCGCACAGTACTTCCCGTTGTCTATACCGTCCAGATTCAACATGGCCACGTTCAAACCACTATCGATACCCCAAAAGTCTGCTCTCCCAATACCAACTATAACGCCACATGCCATACATCTGACGTCCTGCCTGTCTGGGGTACCTTGAACTCGAAGACTCAGAATGTCAACCCATATTACGACTCTCGAGATATCCGTCACTCCCAGATACTGAATGATATCTTCAGCTCGTTCTTCCGTACCCGTAACCCGAACCCCGTCCCCGAACTTCTCAAAATCCGCGGTCCGGCCTACTCTTCCAGTTTCGATGTTTTTGGCACTTCTGGATATCATATACCTGAATATCGGACTGACGATGACAGCCTCTGCTCACTCGATATAGCGCCAGGTCATATTCGAAATCCGGCCAAATCGGTTGGGTGCGACGTATTTACTAAATACGGATATCCATTCCAGCATGCGGAGGAAAGCAGTTAG
- a CDS encoding uncharacterized protein (predicted protein) translates to MPGFTSHLTLILRRCFTHGDVRMRNLYYYAFYVNVSVTVVEVMSIFYLTYASRNRLPVAATIGIGALQVVFTYTKANKCQRIYAVYEEQWLQRLSGVTKLIWGCAGRVMAMDNWERWKRGF, encoded by the exons ATGCCAGGTTTCACATCGCATCTGACGCTCATACTCAGACGATGCTTTACCCATGGAGATGTTAGAATGCGTAACCTCTACTATTATGCCTTCTATGTGAATGTCTCCGTCACGGTCGTCGAagtcatgtccatctttTACCTCACTTACGCAAGTCGGAACAGGTTGCCTGTCGCCGCGACGATCGGTATCGGTGCTCTGCAGGTTGTGTTCACCTACACCAAAGCAAATAAATGCCAGCGTATCTACGCGGTGTATGAGGAACA GTGGCTTCAGAGGCTCAGTGGCGTCACCAAGTTGATTTGGGGTTGTGCTGGGAGAGTAATGGCCATGGATAATTGGGAGA GATGGAAAAGAGGTTTCTAG
- a CDS encoding uncharacterized protein (predicted protein): MLDSRAFHSFYGPMYGKLTPQEQQRFCFHHVNVVLKGILLVCVSSSIVQVTIGGKEWTDPYYHHSSVTLWETSTFAGYIVVAVSLLDLIYDTSLRLVYMVHHVGVLLAVQGLVFLIVNAPVERAQEMRYLGIMSEIGIFWGK, translated from the coding sequence ATGCTGGATTCTCGTGCATTTCACTCTTTTTACGGTCCGATGTACGGGAAGCTTACTCCTCAGGAACAACAACGATTCTGCTTCCACCATGTGAATGTAGTGCTGAAAGGTATCCTGTTGGTCTGCGTCTCATCTTCCATAGTGCAGGTCACGATAGGTGGCAAAGAATGGACGGACCCGTATTACCACCACTCGTCCGTGACTCTCTGGGAGACATCGACCTTTGCCGGTTATATCGTGGTTGCGGTTAGTCTCCTGGACCTCATTTACGACACGAGCCTACGCCTGGTATACATGGTTCACCATGTGGGAGTCCTCTTGGCAGTCCAGGGCCTCGTATTTCTCATTGTGAACGCACCAGTAGAGAGGGCACAGGAAATGCGGTACCTGGGAATCATGTCCGAGATTGGCATATTCTGGGGTAAGTGA
- a CDS encoding uncharacterized protein (predicted protein) encodes MALFALGWYHVTAGSLEFVGIRENYYNTLSHAVLLVLVMSEGLLLLSFAAGLWPNQRSLTPDYYDSVLLLACGLVMIVVLIVGYHADEDWHFFLGRLEHSSYTLMVLCGAAASLMISKRKGHHTKRNLIPALIIVVLGILFTSHHQEAMLGKKIHEVLGYTMVVAATFRIVEILVIPDWTVKASTDVQSNLPYVTPMVAVILSFVAFGSSRDLCQAIEGTGFMAPAYVAILYTCGLFYFCFLTALMHRIKDHWYPDGSDGKHEYSSLPEVQSDRFACNQNWD; translated from the exons ATGGCACTTTTTGCCCTTGGTTGGTATCACGTAACAGCTGGATCCCTGGAATTCGTTGGTATTCGCGAGAACTACTACAACACCCTCTCACATGCAGTTCTCCTGGTGCTCGTAATGAGCGAAGGACTCCTACTCCTCTCTTTCGCTGCTGGGCTATGGCCCAATCAGAGAAGTCTGACACCCGACTACTATGATTCTGTACTGCTTCTTGCATGCGGCCTGGTAATGATTGTGGTCCTGATAGTCGGGTATCATGCAGACGAGGACTggcatttctttcttggacGATTAGAACATTCGTCGTACACATTAATGGTGCTTTGTGGGGCAGCAGCTAGCCTCATgatcagcaaaagaaagggacATCATACTAAAAGAAATCTCATCCCAGCACTTATCATCGTGGTTCTCGGGATATTGTTCACATCTCATCACCAAGAGGCTATGCTGGGCAAAAAGATCCACGAAGTCTTGGGGTATACAATGGTGGTTGCGGCGACCTTCAGGATTGTGGAAATCTTGGTTATACCCGACTGGACGGTCAAGGCTTCAACAGACGTCCAAAGCAACCTGCCTTATGTGACTCCAATG GTGGCCGTGATTCTTAGCTTCGTAGCGTTTGGATCGTCGAGGGATTTGTGTCAAGCTATTGAAGGAACTGGGTTCATGGCTCCCGCATACGTGGCCATTTTATACACCTGTGGTCTTTTCTACTTCTGCT TTCTTACTGCCCTCATGCATCGCATCAAGGATCATTGGTATCCTGACGGAAGTGATGGGAAACACGAATATTCATCTTTGCCAGAAGTGCAGTCGGACAGATTTGCATGCAACCAGAACTGGGACTGA